A portion of the Shewanella sp. SNU WT4 genome contains these proteins:
- the glpK gene encoding glycerol kinase GlpK, which produces MTKKFILALDQGTTSSRAIVFDHDANLVAVSQREFSQIYPKPGWVEHDPMEIWSSQSSVLIEVLARAGIRSRDIAAIGITNQRETTVVWNKHTGKPIFNAIVWQCRRSSDICEQLQQQGYQDLIRERTGLVLDPYFSATKLKWILDNVEGARAQAEQGDLLFGTIDTWLLWKLTEGAVHATDPTNASRTMLYNIHQQCWDPELLAIFGIPASMLPKVQASSSVFGSTRIGGQGVEIAIAGMAGDQQSALFGQLCIEKGMAKNTYGTGCFLLMNTGLDAVQSHHGLLTTIAIGAKGEVNYALEGSVFMGGATIQWLRDELGLIRDAQDTEYFASKVADTNGVYLVPAFVGLGAPYWRPDARGALVGLTRGANRNHIIRAALESIAYQSRDLLDAMIKDSGLPLKQLRVDGGAVANDFLMQFQADITNTQVIRPKQTETTAMGAAFLAGLAVGFWQSTSELDHKATADKCFAPTITENSRQQLYLGWQQAVKQTLS; this is translated from the coding sequence TTGACCAAGAAATTTATCCTGGCCTTAGATCAAGGAACCACCAGTTCCCGAGCCATAGTATTTGATCATGACGCTAACCTTGTGGCGGTATCTCAGCGGGAGTTTAGCCAGATTTACCCTAAGCCTGGCTGGGTTGAGCATGATCCTATGGAGATTTGGTCGTCGCAAAGCTCAGTATTGATTGAAGTATTGGCGCGGGCTGGCATTCGTAGCCGCGATATCGCCGCCATAGGCATTACTAATCAGCGCGAAACCACTGTGGTGTGGAACAAGCACACAGGTAAGCCCATCTTTAATGCCATAGTGTGGCAGTGTCGGCGCAGCAGTGATATTTGCGAGCAATTACAACAGCAAGGCTATCAAGACCTCATTCGTGAACGCACTGGCTTAGTGCTCGATCCGTATTTTTCTGCCACTAAACTTAAGTGGATTTTGGATAATGTTGAGGGCGCGCGCGCGCAAGCCGAGCAAGGTGACTTGTTATTTGGCACCATAGATACTTGGCTGCTGTGGAAGCTCACTGAAGGGGCGGTGCACGCCACCGACCCCACCAATGCCTCGCGCACTATGTTGTACAACATTCATCAGCAGTGCTGGGACCCTGAATTACTCGCCATTTTTGGTATTCCCGCCAGCATGCTGCCCAAAGTGCAAGCCTCATCGTCGGTGTTTGGCTCCACCCGCATTGGTGGTCAAGGGGTTGAAATTGCCATTGCGGGTATGGCGGGCGATCAGCAGTCGGCCCTATTTGGACAGTTATGTATTGAAAAGGGCATGGCCAAGAATACCTATGGCACTGGCTGCTTTTTACTGATGAATACTGGCCTTGATGCCGTGCAATCTCATCATGGATTGCTTACTACCATTGCCATAGGCGCCAAAGGGGAAGTGAACTATGCCCTTGAAGGCTCAGTGTTTATGGGCGGGGCGACCATTCAATGGCTGCGCGATGAGCTAGGGTTAATTCGTGATGCTCAAGATACTGAGTATTTTGCCTCAAAAGTAGCCGATACCAATGGCGTGTATTTAGTGCCGGCCTTTGTCGGTTTAGGCGCGCCTTATTGGCGACCCGATGCCCGCGGCGCATTAGTGGGGTTAACCCGCGGCGCCAATCGCAATCATATTATCCGCGCGGCGTTAGAATCCATTGCTTATCAAAGCCGCGATTTACTCGATGCCATGATCAAAGACAGTGGCTTGCCATTAAAGCAACTTAGGGTGGATGGCGGCGCAGTTGCTAATGATTTTTTAATGCAGTTTCAAGCGGATATTACTAATACTCAAGTGATCCGCCCTAAACAGACAGAAACTACTGCCATGGGCGCGGCCTTTTTAGCTGGCCTTGCGGTGGGCTTTTGGCAATCGACCAGTGAGTTAGATCATAAGGCCACGGCCGATAAGTGTTTTGCCCCCACTATTACTGAAAATAGTCGCCAGCAGCTGTATCTAGGTTGGCAGCAAGCGGTAAAACAAACCTTAAGTTAG
- the rsmH gene encoding 16S rRNA (cytosine(1402)-N(4))-methyltransferase RsmH: MSEFAHLSVLLQETVDGLNIRPDGIYIDGTFGRGGHSAQILSRLGPNGRLIAIDRDPQAIAAAQRFADDKRFQIVHGGFGQLADYVAELGLTGKIDGILLDLGVSSPQLDDADRGFSFLRDGPLDMRMDNSRGQTAAQWLAKAEIEDMAWVFKTYGEERNGRHIARCIAADRDATPFERTKQLADLIARITKSKERNKHPATRVFQAIRIYINSELDQIDQALDGSLLALAPEGRLSIISFHSLEDRIVKRFIRRHSQGAEVPFGLPVTEAEINRNRTLKPVGKAQKPSEQELELNPRARSSVLRVAERLVS, from the coding sequence ATGAGTGAATTTGCCCATTTATCAGTATTACTGCAAGAGACTGTCGACGGTCTGAATATTCGTCCTGACGGCATTTATATTGATGGCACCTTTGGCCGCGGCGGCCACTCAGCGCAAATCCTCAGCCGTTTAGGACCTAATGGCCGCTTAATCGCCATTGATAGAGATCCCCAAGCCATAGCCGCAGCGCAGCGTTTTGCTGACGATAAGCGTTTTCAAATTGTTCACGGCGGTTTTGGTCAGTTGGCCGATTATGTGGCTGAACTTGGCTTAACCGGCAAAATTGATGGGATATTGCTGGATTTAGGCGTGTCATCGCCACAGCTCGATGATGCCGATCGCGGCTTTAGTTTCTTGCGCGACGGTCCATTAGACATGCGTATGGATAACAGTCGCGGCCAAACTGCCGCCCAGTGGCTGGCCAAGGCTGAAATCGAAGATATGGCCTGGGTATTTAAGACCTATGGTGAAGAGCGTAATGGTCGCCATATCGCCCGCTGTATTGCTGCCGATCGTGACGCGACTCCCTTTGAGCGTACTAAGCAGTTAGCTGATTTGATTGCACGTATTACTAAGTCGAAAGAGCGTAATAAGCATCCTGCAACGCGGGTGTTTCAAGCCATTCGGATTTATATCAACAGCGAACTGGATCAAATCGATCAAGCCCTTGATGGCTCATTGCTGGCCTTGGCGCCTGAGGGCCGCTTGTCGATCATCAGTTTCCATTCGTTAGAAGACAGAATAGTGAAACGCTTTATTCGCCGTCATAGCCAAGGTGCGGAAGTGCCATTTGGCTTACCTGTGACTGAAGCCGAAATTAACCGTAATCGCACCTTGAAACCAGTCGGTAAGGCGCAAAAGCCATCGGAGCAAGAGTTGGAGCTGAACCCTAGAGCCCGCAGTTCTGTGCTGCGAGTCGCTGAGCGTTTGGTTAGCTGA
- the mraZ gene encoding division/cell wall cluster transcriptional repressor MraZ: MFRGASLLNLDAKGRVAMPVRYRELLCVENSSDARGKLVITVDIISPCLLLYPLTEWRKVEDKLMALSDTQPAERALKRLLLGHAHELELDANSRLLIPPALRQYAQLDKQLTLVGQLNKLELWDQALWQQQLEQDQQVILNEPLAENIRLAEFSL, from the coding sequence TTGTTTCGTGGAGCGAGTTTACTCAACTTAGATGCCAAAGGTCGGGTCGCTATGCCAGTAAGGTATCGCGAGCTTTTGTGCGTTGAGAACTCTAGTGACGCGCGTGGCAAATTGGTAATAACAGTCGACATTATCTCGCCGTGTTTATTGCTTTATCCTTTAACTGAGTGGCGCAAGGTAGAAGACAAATTGATGGCCTTGTCAGATACCCAACCAGCCGAACGCGCCTTAAAGCGCTTATTACTCGGTCACGCACACGAATTGGAGTTAGATGCTAACTCCCGTTTATTAATCCCGCCAGCATTACGCCAGTATGCGCAGCTAGATAAGCAATTAACTTTGGTCGGCCAACTCAATAAATTGGAGTTGTGGGATCAAGCGCTATGGCAACAACAATTAGAGCAGGATCAGCAAGTGATCCTCAATGAACCGCTGGCGGAGAATATTCGCCTAGCGGAATTTTCACTTTAA
- the murE gene encoding UDP-N-acetylmuramoyl-L-alanyl-D-glutamate--2,6-diaminopimelate ligase gives MMSLTELLSPWMTYQGAQSVKQLQLDSRKVEAGDLFIAVPGHVSDGRQYVETALAQGACAALVHTDDAKLHGTQHQGSIYFFDLAKYLSQLAARRYSLAGRAMRLVGVTGTNGKTSVSQFIAQLTESLGLRAAVMGTLGNGHWGELIDSGNTTADAVTMMRQLSEFSQAGIDVCAMEVSSHGLVQGRVAAVPFDIAVFTNLSRDHLDYHGDMASYAAAKLRLFSFPTLKFSVLNLDDACGENWQEQELARHVIGYSLKGHAKADYQVISTHYHDGGVDATIAWPGGQGQLSSPLLGEFNLANLLAALTCMHLQGHDMQALLAAVPSLKPVAGRMERFNAATGQCVVVDYAHTPDALEQALKALKVHCRGKLWCIFGCGGDRDKGKRPLMAKAAEAFADKVMVTSDNARSEDPIAIISDVLAGFSDRGAVLIEADRVAAIKSVFAKAGPQDLILLAGKGHETYQEYNGVKHHYDEREFAAQLVSGVQQ, from the coding sequence ATGATGAGTTTGACTGAACTGCTCTCTCCCTGGATGACATACCAAGGGGCGCAAAGCGTTAAGCAGTTGCAGCTAGATAGCCGCAAGGTGGAAGCGGGCGACTTATTTATTGCTGTGCCAGGTCATGTAAGTGATGGGCGCCAATACGTAGAAACTGCACTAGCCCAAGGCGCGTGCGCCGCGTTAGTGCATACCGATGATGCCAAGTTACATGGCACTCAGCATCAAGGCTCTATCTACTTTTTTGATTTAGCTAAGTATTTATCGCAACTTGCTGCGCGGCGTTATTCATTAGCGGGCAGAGCTATGCGTTTAGTGGGCGTGACTGGCACTAACGGTAAAACCTCGGTTAGCCAATTTATCGCGCAATTAACCGAAAGCTTAGGGCTGCGCGCTGCTGTGATGGGCACCTTAGGCAATGGCCATTGGGGCGAGCTGATTGATAGCGGTAATACCACAGCAGACGCTGTGACTATGATGCGCCAGTTAAGTGAATTTAGTCAGGCTGGTATAGATGTTTGCGCCATGGAAGTGTCAAGCCATGGGCTAGTGCAAGGGCGGGTGGCTGCGGTTCCTTTTGATATCGCCGTATTTACCAATTTAAGCCGCGATCACCTTGATTATCATGGTGATATGGCATCTTATGCCGCGGCAAAATTGCGTTTATTTAGTTTCCCAACGCTTAAATTCAGCGTGCTTAATCTCGATGATGCTTGCGGTGAAAACTGGCAAGAGCAAGAGTTAGCGCGCCATGTCATAGGCTACAGCCTAAAAGGCCATGCCAAGGCCGATTATCAAGTCATTAGCACTCATTATCATGATGGCGGTGTTGACGCGACAATTGCCTGGCCGGGCGGACAAGGGCAGTTAAGCTCGCCATTATTGGGTGAATTTAACTTAGCTAATTTGCTGGCGGCATTAACCTGCATGCATTTACAAGGCCATGATATGCAAGCGTTATTAGCAGCAGTGCCAAGCCTTAAGCCGGTGGCTGGGCGTATGGAGCGCTTTAATGCTGCTACAGGTCAGTGCGTAGTGGTGGATTATGCCCACACTCCTGATGCCTTAGAGCAAGCCCTTAAAGCGTTAAAAGTGCATTGCCGCGGTAAGCTGTGGTGTATTTTTGGCTGCGGCGGTGATCGTGATAAAGGTAAGCGTCCTTTAATGGCCAAGGCTGCAGAAGCGTTTGCCGACAAGGTGATGGTGACTTCTGATAATGCTCGCAGTGAAGATCCAATAGCTATCATCAGCGATGTATTAGCAGGATTTAGCGATCGCGGTGCTGTGCTAATTGAAGCCGACAGAGTTGCCGCGATTAAAAGCGTGTTTGCTAAGGCAGGACCGCAAGATTTGATCTTACTGGCCGGCAAAGGCCATGAGACCTATCAAGAATACAATGGTGTTAAACATCACTATGATGAGCGTGAGTTTGCCGCGCAATTAGTGTCAGGAGTGCAGCAATGA
- the murF gene encoding UDP-N-acetylmuramoyl-tripeptide--D-alanyl-D-alanine ligase: protein MIPLSVSTLANVIHGQWQGDDIVIEQVSTDSRDCGERGLFIALKGENFDAHDFAQSAIDNGAVALVVERALALNVPQIIVANCHQALGQLGAYMRAQQPLLSLALTGSNGKTSVKEMLATIAKQSHKVLYTAGNFNNDIGVPLTLLRLDPQHQVGVFELGANHPGEIDYTSGLVLPKVAMVNNVASAHLEGFGSLAGVAAAKSEIFNHLADDGVAVINLDDDFHGVMQQAAGAHQQITFGIEHKADVQALELVADSLGCYQFVLAYQEQRHPIKLSLAGRHQVSNALAATAMSLAAGFTMADILAGLAELEPVKGRMLPMTLGRFRVIDDSYNANPNSVAAAINYLAEINTQRCLVLGDLGELGDNAPLLHAQLGTLAQEKGIQALFCTGQLSAHTSAAFGSQHASDIEQLVVSLISYLNQLPSDVTVLVKGSRSARMERVVAALKAAFERQELV from the coding sequence ATGATCCCTTTATCCGTCAGTACCTTGGCTAATGTTATCCACGGCCAGTGGCAGGGTGACGATATTGTTATCGAGCAAGTATCGACCGATAGTCGCGATTGCGGCGAACGCGGCTTATTTATCGCGCTGAAAGGTGAAAATTTTGATGCCCATGATTTTGCCCAGTCAGCCATAGACAATGGCGCTGTGGCGTTAGTGGTGGAGCGTGCCTTAGCCTTAAACGTGCCGCAAATTATTGTTGCCAATTGTCATCAAGCCTTAGGGCAGTTGGGCGCTTATATGCGCGCGCAGCAACCGCTATTAAGCTTGGCGCTCACTGGCTCTAACGGCAAAACCAGCGTCAAAGAAATGCTGGCGACCATAGCTAAGCAAAGCCACAAGGTGCTCTATACCGCGGGTAATTTTAATAATGATATCGGCGTGCCGTTAACCTTATTGCGCTTAGATCCGCAGCATCAAGTGGGGGTGTTTGAGTTGGGCGCTAATCATCCTGGCGAAATTGATTACACCTCAGGGCTAGTGCTGCCCAAAGTGGCCATGGTCAACAATGTTGCCAGTGCCCATTTAGAAGGGTTTGGCTCGTTAGCTGGGGTTGCTGCCGCCAAATCAGAAATCTTTAACCATTTAGCTGATGATGGCGTTGCCGTGATTAATCTTGATGATGATTTTCATGGCGTAATGCAGCAAGCCGCTGGCGCGCATCAACAAATTACCTTTGGCATTGAACATAAGGCTGACGTACAGGCGTTAGAGCTTGTGGCTGATAGCCTTGGTTGCTACCAGTTCGTTTTGGCCTATCAAGAGCAGCGTCACCCCATTAAGTTGTCGTTAGCTGGGCGCCATCAAGTTTCTAATGCCTTGGCTGCTACGGCTATGTCATTGGCGGCGGGTTTCACTATGGCCGATATCTTGGCGGGCTTAGCAGAGCTTGAGCCAGTTAAAGGGCGCATGCTGCCTATGACCTTAGGTCGCTTTCGAGTCATAGACGATAGTTACAACGCCAACCCTAACTCGGTGGCGGCCGCTATCAATTATTTGGCGGAAATTAATACGCAGCGCTGTTTAGTACTGGGCGATTTGGGCGAATTAGGCGACAATGCCCCCCTTTTGCACGCGCAGCTAGGCACGCTGGCTCAAGAGAAGGGAATACAAGCATTGTTTTGTACTGGCCAATTAAGTGCACACACCAGTGCTGCCTTTGGTAGTCAACATGCCTCTGATATTGAGCAGTTAGTGGTGAGTTTAATTAGTTATCTCAACCAGTTACCTAGTGATGTTACCGTATTAGTTAAAGGGTCGCGCAGCGCCAGAATGGAGCGTGTTGTTGCTGCCCTCAAAGCCGCCTTTGAGCGACAGGAGTTAGTGTAA
- a CDS encoding penicillin-binding transpeptidase domain-containing protein, whose amino-acid sequence MSRQAKRKQKPELIQWRLRVVVAFVLLLFGLLAARAAYIQVIEPDMLRQQSDMRTLRTTSREVQRGLITDRNGDMLAVSVPVRAVIADPKIVFDRNGFADMRRWQALADVLHLPVDDLVARVKENPKRRFIYLARQVTPAVGEYIKNLKIEGIAQRSESRRFYPAGEITAQVIGITNVDDIGIEGLERTYNDWLTGKPTKEKVRKSRDGHVVELLDTVQEGERPNDLVLSIDQRIQQLAYSALKRATEINQATSGSAVVIDVHTGEVLAMVNTPSYNPNSRESLQPFRMRNKALTDAFEPGSTIKPFVMAAALEAGVVKDGDTVNTSPGWMRIGGRQVRDSNNYGEMSLAKILVKSSNVGVSKLALAMPVEQLLGTYYAMGLGNYSGINLTGESAGLIREQHKWSDFERATLSFGYGLTATPLQLARMYATLGAGGVLRPLSILKLKKAPEGEQVLDPHVAREVMNMLVGVTEPGGTAKQAHIEGYPVAGKTGTSRKAIAGGYGDDYVALFAGVAPVHNPKLAIAVVLDEPKGDRYYGGDVAAPVFATVMAGALQMLNVEPISSEEKLKLVAAGGKVE is encoded by the coding sequence ATGAGTCGACAGGCTAAACGTAAGCAAAAACCCGAGTTAATCCAATGGCGTTTGCGAGTCGTGGTAGCGTTCGTGTTGCTATTATTTGGCTTGCTGGCGGCAAGAGCTGCCTATATCCAAGTGATTGAGCCCGATATGCTGCGCCAGCAAAGTGATATGCGTACCTTGCGTACCACAAGCCGAGAAGTGCAGCGCGGCTTAATTACCGACAGAAATGGCGATATGCTCGCGGTCAGTGTGCCTGTGCGCGCCGTGATTGCCGACCCTAAAATAGTGTTTGATCGCAATGGCTTTGCTGACATGAGACGCTGGCAAGCGCTGGCTGATGTACTGCATCTGCCTGTGGATGACCTTGTCGCTCGGGTCAAAGAAAATCCTAAACGCCGCTTTATTTATCTCGCGCGGCAAGTCACCCCAGCCGTGGGTGAATACATCAAAAACCTTAAGATTGAAGGCATTGCCCAGCGCTCTGAATCTCGCCGCTTTTATCCCGCCGGTGAAATCACAGCGCAAGTCATAGGCATTACCAATGTCGATGATATCGGGATTGAGGGGCTTGAGCGCACTTACAATGACTGGTTAACCGGTAAACCCACCAAAGAGAAAGTGCGCAAGTCGCGCGATGGTCACGTCGTTGAACTGCTTGATACTGTGCAAGAAGGTGAGCGTCCCAATGATCTAGTGCTAAGTATCGACCAGCGTATTCAGCAATTAGCCTATAGCGCCTTAAAGCGCGCCACTGAAATCAACCAAGCGACCTCAGGTTCTGCGGTGGTGATTGATGTGCATACTGGCGAAGTGCTGGCCATGGTCAATACCCCATCTTACAACCCCAATTCCCGCGAAAGCTTGCAGCCATTTAGAATGCGCAATAAAGCGCTGACAGATGCGTTTGAACCAGGTTCGACCATTAAGCCATTTGTGATGGCTGCGGCGTTAGAAGCCGGTGTGGTGAAAGATGGCGATACAGTCAACACCTCTCCTGGTTGGATGCGAATCGGTGGCCGCCAAGTGCGCGATTCTAACAATTATGGCGAAATGTCACTGGCCAAAATTCTGGTTAAATCCAGTAACGTCGGCGTGAGTAAGTTGGCGCTTGCCATGCCAGTTGAGCAGTTGCTTGGCACTTATTATGCGATGGGGCTTGGTAACTATTCCGGCATTAATTTAACTGGTGAAAGCGCAGGTCTGATTCGCGAGCAGCATAAGTGGTCTGACTTTGAGCGTGCCACCTTGTCATTTGGTTACGGTTTAACGGCAACGCCGCTGCAATTGGCGCGCATGTATGCCACCTTAGGCGCTGGCGGTGTTTTGCGACCGTTATCCATTCTTAAATTGAAAAAAGCCCCAGAAGGCGAGCAAGTATTAGACCCACATGTAGCACGTGAAGTGATGAACATGCTGGTGGGCGTGACTGAGCCTGGCGGCACAGCTAAACAAGCGCATATTGAAGGTTATCCGGTGGCGGGTAAAACCGGTACCAGTCGTAAAGCGATTGCTGGTGGCTATGGTGATGACTATGTGGCGTTGTTTGCTGGGGTCGCCCCAGTGCATAACCCTAAATTGGCCATAGCGGTCGTCTTAGATGAGCCTAAGGGCGATCGTTATTATGGCGGTGATGTGGCGGCGCCAGTATTTGCCACTGTGATGGCCGGCGCCCTACAAATGTTGAATGTTGAGCCTATTAGCTCAGAAGAAAAATTAAAATTAGTGGCTGCGGGAGGAAAAGTAGAATGA
- the mraY gene encoding phospho-N-acetylmuramoyl-pentapeptide-transferase produces the protein MLVYLAEYLTQFYTGFNVFSYLTFRAILGLLTAMIFSLWWGPKMIERLQLLQIGQVVRNDGPESHFSKRGTPTMGGLLILAGIFISVLLWGDLDSRYVWVMLFVLGTFGAIGFIDDYRKVVRKDTKGLIARWKYILQSLAALVIAVYLYFSASHPGETQLVLPFFKDIMPQLGLMFIVLAYFTIVGSSNAVNLTDGLDGLAIVPTVMVASAFALIAYLSGHAQFSSYLHIPYLPGAGELVIVCTAIVGAGLGFLWFNTYPAQVFMGDVGSLSLGAALGAMAVLVRQEVLLVIMGGVFVMETLSVILQVGSYKLRGQRIFRMAPIHHHYELKGWPEPRVIVRFWIISLFMVLLGLATLKLR, from the coding sequence ATGCTGGTTTATCTGGCTGAATATTTAACCCAGTTTTATACCGGGTTTAACGTATTTTCGTATTTAACCTTCCGAGCCATCTTAGGTTTGCTCACTGCCATGATTTTTAGCTTGTGGTGGGGCCCTAAGATGATTGAACGTTTGCAGTTGCTGCAAATCGGTCAAGTGGTACGTAATGATGGTCCAGAATCGCATTTTAGTAAGCGCGGCACCCCAACCATGGGTGGCTTATTAATTTTGGCGGGCATTTTTATCAGCGTGCTGCTGTGGGGCGATCTTGATAGCCGTTACGTGTGGGTGATGCTGTTTGTGCTGGGCACCTTTGGCGCTATTGGCTTTATTGATGACTATCGCAAAGTGGTGCGAAAAGACACTAAAGGCTTGATTGCTAGATGGAAATACATACTGCAATCATTGGCTGCCTTAGTCATTGCTGTGTATTTGTATTTCTCTGCCAGTCATCCTGGTGAAACGCAGCTGGTACTGCCTTTCTTTAAAGACATAATGCCGCAACTTGGCTTGATGTTTATAGTGCTTGCGTATTTCACCATAGTCGGTAGCAGTAACGCGGTTAACTTAACTGATGGTCTTGATGGCTTAGCAATTGTGCCTACCGTGATGGTGGCCTCAGCATTTGCGTTAATTGCTTACCTTTCTGGTCATGCCCAGTTCTCTAGCTATTTGCATATTCCGTATTTGCCAGGCGCGGGTGAACTCGTGATTGTCTGCACCGCCATAGTCGGCGCAGGTTTAGGTTTCTTATGGTTTAACACTTACCCTGCGCAAGTATTTATGGGCGATGTCGGCTCGTTATCACTAGGCGCAGCTTTAGGTGCCATGGCCGTATTAGTGCGCCAAGAAGTGTTGCTGGTGATCATGGGCGGCGTGTTTGTCATGGAAACCTTGTCGGTGATCTTACAGGTGGGCAGTTATAAACTGCGCGGCCAACGTATTTTCCGTATGGCGCCTATTCATCACCACTATGAATTGAAAGGCTGGCCAGAACCAAGAGTGATAGTACGCTTTTGGATTATTTCCTTGTTTATGGTGCTGCTGGGTCTTGCGACTCTGAAGTTAAGGTAA
- the ftsL gene encoding cell division protein FtsL — protein MDKLQQNLLRIVLQDLWQHRYVVILALVVLVNAVFVVLISHESRQLISQWDQLMQKRDHLDIEWRNLLLEEQSQAEHSRITQIATKELHMNRPLPREEVVVRQQ, from the coding sequence ATGGATAAGTTGCAGCAGAATTTACTGCGAATTGTGCTGCAAGATTTGTGGCAGCACAGATACGTAGTGATCTTAGCCTTAGTGGTACTGGTTAATGCCGTGTTTGTGGTGCTGATAAGTCATGAGAGTCGCCAGCTGATAAGCCAGTGGGATCAGCTGATGCAAAAGCGCGATCACTTAGATATTGAATGGCGCAACTTGCTGCTTGAAGAACAATCGCAAGCTGAACATAGCCGTATTACTCAGATTGCCACTAAGGAATTGCACATGAATCGACCACTGCCTCGCGAGGAAGTGGTAGTGAGGCAGCAATGA